From one Streptomyces sp. ICC1 genomic stretch:
- a CDS encoding aminopeptidase P family protein — MSDVYAARRGLLRDRCAAAGNAAALITRPANVRYLSGASPLGAVLLVGPGGEDMLFCAGQPTGEADEGRLDENLRISVLAGPGADPAVAAADLAASARADSLAVEEHHLTVGRHRALRSVAPGLRLADLGTAVEQQRLVKDEEEIACLRIAAEIADQALGELLESILVGRTERHLALELERRLVDHGADGPAFPTSVGTGPHSGRSRHRPSDRRVEEGDFLSVCLGANYRGYRCEIGRTFVIGTTPADWQIELYDLVFAAQRAGREALMPGAAYRDVDHAARSVLDSAGHGEALAAWTGHGVGLEIDEDPQLAPTAMGKLDACVPVTVEPGVHLPGRGGVRIDDTLVVRPEADGGPELLTITTKELLAL; from the coding sequence ATGTCAGACGTGTACGCGGCCCGCCGGGGCCTGCTTCGCGACCGCTGTGCGGCCGCCGGAAACGCCGCCGCACTCATCACGCGTCCGGCGAACGTCCGCTACCTCTCCGGGGCGTCGCCGCTGGGCGCCGTCCTGCTGGTCGGACCGGGCGGGGAGGACATGCTGTTCTGCGCCGGGCAGCCCACCGGGGAGGCCGACGAGGGACGGCTCGACGAGAACCTGCGGATCTCCGTGCTGGCGGGCCCGGGAGCCGATCCCGCCGTCGCCGCCGCCGACCTCGCCGCTTCCGCGCGCGCCGACTCCCTCGCCGTCGAGGAGCACCACCTCACCGTGGGCCGGCACCGCGCCCTGCGCTCCGTGGCGCCCGGACTGCGCCTCGCCGACCTCGGGACCGCCGTCGAGCAGCAGCGCCTCGTCAAGGACGAGGAGGAGATCGCCTGCCTGCGGATCGCCGCCGAGATCGCCGACCAGGCCCTCGGCGAGCTGCTGGAGTCGATCCTGGTGGGCCGCACCGAGCGGCACCTCGCCCTGGAGCTCGAACGCCGCCTCGTGGACCACGGGGCGGACGGCCCGGCCTTCCCGACCTCCGTCGGCACGGGTCCGCACTCCGGTCGCTCCCGGCACCGGCCCTCCGACCGACGGGTGGAGGAGGGCGACTTCCTCTCCGTCTGCCTCGGCGCGAACTACCGGGGCTACCGCTGCGAGATCGGCCGGACCTTCGTCATCGGCACGACCCCCGCCGACTGGCAGATCGAGCTGTACGACCTCGTGTTCGCCGCCCAGCGGGCGGGCCGCGAGGCCCTGATGCCCGGGGCCGCCTACCGAGACGTGGATCACGCCGCCCGTTCCGTGCTGGACTCCGCGGGACACGGGGAGGCCCTCGCGGCGTGGACCGGACACGGCGTCGGTCTCGAAATCGACGAGGACCCGCAGCTTGCACCTACGGCCATGGGTAAACTGGACGCTTGCGTGCCGGTCACCGTCGAACCGGGGGTTCACCTCCCGGGCCGGGGCGGTGTCAGGATCGATGACACGCTCGTCGTACGCCCCGAGGCGGACGGCGGTCCCGAGCTACTCACCATTACGACCAAGGAGCTGCTCGCGCTCTAG
- the efp gene encoding elongation factor P: MASTNDLKNGMVLKLDGGQLWSVVEFQHVKPGKGPAFVRTKLKSVMSGKVVDKTFNAGTKVETATIDRRDMQFSYMDGEYFVFMDMEDFDQLMVDKKAVGDSANFLIEGFTASVARHEGEVLYVELPAAVELTIQHTDPGVQGDRSTGGTKPATLETGHEIQVPLFINTGEKIKVDTRTSDYLGRVNS, translated from the coding sequence GTGGCTTCCACGAACGACCTCAAGAACGGCATGGTGCTGAAGCTCGACGGGGGCCAGCTCTGGTCCGTCGTCGAGTTCCAGCACGTCAAGCCCGGCAAGGGCCCGGCCTTCGTGCGCACCAAGCTGAAGAGCGTCATGTCCGGCAAGGTCGTCGACAAGACGTTCAACGCCGGCACCAAGGTCGAGACGGCCACCATCGACCGCCGCGACATGCAGTTCTCCTACATGGACGGCGAGTACTTCGTCTTCATGGACATGGAGGACTTCGACCAGCTGATGGTCGACAAGAAGGCCGTCGGCGACTCCGCCAACTTCCTGATCGAGGGCTTCACCGCCTCCGTGGCCCGCCACGAGGGCGAGGTGCTCTACGTAGAGCTCCCGGCCGCCGTCGAGTTGACCATCCAGCACACGGACCCGGGCGTCCAGGGCGACCGCTCCACCGGCGGCACCAAGCCGGCGACGCTGGAGACCGGCCACGAGATCCAGGTCCCGCTCTTCATCAACACGGGCGAGAAGATCAAGGTCGACACCCGCACCAGCGACTACCTCGGCCGGGTGAACAGCTAA
- the nusB gene encoding transcription antitermination factor NusB, with the protein MAARSNARKRAFQILFEADQRDVSVREVLADWIRHSRSDTDRQPAVNEFTMELVEGYADKVDRIDDLIATYAVDWDLDRMPVVDRNIVRLGAYELIWVDDTPDAVAIDEAVQLAKEFSTDESPSFVNGLLGRFKDLKPKLRRSES; encoded by the coding sequence GTGGCTGCCCGGAGCAACGCGCGCAAGCGCGCTTTCCAGATCCTGTTCGAGGCCGACCAGCGCGACGTGTCCGTGCGCGAGGTCCTCGCGGACTGGATCCGCCACTCGCGGTCGGACACCGACCGCCAGCCCGCGGTGAACGAGTTCACCATGGAACTCGTCGAGGGGTACGCCGACAAGGTGGACCGCATCGACGATCTGATCGCCACCTACGCGGTGGACTGGGACCTGGACCGCATGCCGGTCGTGGACCGGAACATCGTGCGCCTCGGTGCCTACGAGCTGATCTGGGTGGACGACACCCCGGACGCCGTGGCGATCGATGAGGCCGTCCAGCTGGCCAAGGAGTTCTCCACGGACGAGTCGCCCTCGTTCGTGAACGGACTGCTCGGCCGCTTCAAGGACCTCAAGCCGAAGCTGCGTCGCAGCGAGAGCTGA
- a CDS encoding AAA family ATPase: MQHGVGGGSWDPSGRQHSAAPPQPPVPPAQGWPVSPVPAPASLPVRHPGAPGMPDGSTGHIPLPPAVAGTGGATLAVLLIGPAGAGKTTVARHWAATRPVPTAHVSLDDVREWVCSGFADPQAGWNDHSEAQYRLARRTCGFAARNFLANGISCILDDAVFPDRPVVGLGGWKRHVGPALLPVVLLPGLEIVLERNAARSGNRRLSDEEVARIHGRMAGWYGSGLPIIDNSHLDVEGTARALDETLARAISAPAH, encoded by the coding sequence ATGCAGCACGGAGTGGGTGGCGGGAGCTGGGATCCGTCGGGGCGTCAGCACTCGGCGGCGCCCCCGCAGCCGCCGGTCCCCCCGGCGCAGGGCTGGCCCGTTTCCCCGGTGCCCGCGCCCGCGTCCCTGCCCGTCCGGCATCCCGGGGCCCCCGGGATGCCGGACGGGTCCACCGGGCACATCCCGCTGCCGCCCGCCGTCGCGGGCACCGGCGGAGCCACCCTCGCGGTGCTGCTGATCGGTCCCGCGGGCGCCGGCAAGACCACCGTGGCCCGCCACTGGGCGGCCACCCGGCCGGTCCCCACGGCGCACGTCAGCCTGGACGACGTACGGGAATGGGTGTGCTCGGGGTTCGCGGACCCGCAGGCCGGCTGGAACGACCACTCCGAGGCCCAGTATCGCCTCGCCCGCCGCACCTGCGGCTTCGCCGCCCGCAACTTCCTGGCGAACGGCATCTCCTGCATCCTCGACGACGCGGTCTTCCCCGACCGCCCCGTGGTGGGCCTCGGCGGCTGGAAGCGCCACGTCGGGCCCGCGCTGCTGCCCGTCGTCCTGCTGCCCGGCCTGGAGATAGTCCTGGAGCGCAACGCGGCCCGCTCCGGGAACCGGCGGCTCTCCGACGAGGAGGTCGCGCGGATCCACGGCCGCATGGCGGGCTGGTACGGATCCGGGCTGCCGATCATCGACAACTCCCACCTGGACGTCGAGGGCACCGCCCGCGCCCTGGACGAGACCCTGGCCCGCGCCATCTCGGCGCCGGCCCACTGA
- a CDS encoding shikimate kinase yields the protein MGSGKSTVGEIVAHRLGVSYRDTDADIVAAQGREISDIFVDEGEPYFRALEREAVAAAVAGHDGVLALGGGAILDEETRALLAGLPVAYLSMDVEEAVRRVGLGAARPLLAVNPRRQWRELMEARRPLYTEVARVVVATDDRTPEEVAQAVLDALELKNA from the coding sequence ATGGGATCCGGCAAGTCCACCGTGGGCGAGATCGTCGCGCACCGGCTCGGCGTCTCCTACCGGGACACCGACGCCGACATCGTCGCGGCCCAGGGCCGGGAGATCTCCGACATCTTCGTGGACGAGGGCGAGCCCTACTTCCGTGCGCTGGAGCGGGAGGCCGTCGCGGCCGCCGTCGCCGGGCACGACGGAGTCCTCGCCCTCGGCGGCGGCGCGATCCTCGACGAGGAGACGCGCGCCCTGCTGGCCGGGCTGCCCGTCGCCTACCTCTCGATGGACGTGGAGGAAGCCGTACGGCGCGTGGGCCTCGGCGCCGCGCGCCCGCTGCTCGCCGTCAACCCGCGCCGCCAGTGGCGCGAGCTGATGGAGGCCAGGCGCCCCCTGTACACCGAAGTCGCGCGCGTCGTGGTGGCCACCGACGACCGCACCCCCGAAGAGGTCGCGCAGGCGGTCCTCGACGCTCTGGAGTTGAAGAACGCATGA
- the ruvX gene encoding Holliday junction resolvase RuvX, with amino-acid sequence MTLRRGRRLAIDVGDARIGVASCDPDGVLATPVETVPGRDIPFAHRRLRQLVEEYDPIEVVVGLPRSLSGREGPAAAKCRAFAMELAKGIKPVTVRLVDERMTTVTAAQGLRASGRNAKKGRSVIDQAAAVVILQNALETERVSGNPPGECVEVVV; translated from the coding sequence ATGACGCTGCGCCGCGGCCGCCGGCTGGCCATCGACGTCGGGGACGCCCGGATCGGGGTCGCCTCGTGCGACCCCGACGGGGTGCTGGCCACACCGGTGGAAACCGTGCCGGGCCGGGACATCCCCTTCGCCCACCGGCGGCTGCGGCAGCTCGTCGAGGAGTACGACCCCATCGAGGTGGTGGTCGGTCTGCCCCGTTCGCTCAGCGGGCGGGAGGGGCCGGCCGCGGCCAAGTGCCGCGCCTTCGCCATGGAACTCGCCAAGGGCATCAAGCCCGTGACGGTGCGTCTGGTGGACGAGCGGATGACGACGGTCACCGCGGCCCAGGGCCTGCGGGCCTCGGGGCGCAACGCCAAGAAGGGCCGGTCCGTCATCGACCAGGCGGCCGCCGTGGTCATCCTGCAGAACGCCCTGGAGACCGAACGGGTATCAGGTAATCCGCCCGGTGAGTGCGTCGAAGTGGTTGTCTGA
- the aroB gene encoding 3-dehydroquinate synthase: MTDQVTRIQVGESAGHDAYEVLVGRQLLGELGSLIGTKAQRVAVIHPEALASTGEALRDDLAAQGYEAVAIQVPNAEEAKTIEVAAYCWKALGQSGFTRTDVIVGVGGGATTDLAGFVAASWLRGVRWIAVPTTILAMVDAAVGGKTGINTAEGKNLVGAFHPPAGVLCDLAALESLPVNDYVSGLAEIIKAGFISDPVILDLIEEDPEAARTPAGPHTAELICRSIQVKADVVSSDLKEAGLREVLNYGHTLAHAIEKNERYKWRHGAAVSVGMLFAAELGRLAGRLDDATADRHKAVLASVGLPLTYRGDQWPKLLETMKLDKKSRGDLLRFIVLDGLAKPTVLEGPDPAVLVAAFGEVTA, encoded by the coding sequence ATGACAGACCAGGTGACGCGGATCCAGGTCGGCGAGAGCGCCGGGCACGACGCGTACGAGGTGCTGGTCGGCCGGCAGCTGCTCGGCGAGCTGGGCTCCCTGATCGGCACGAAGGCCCAGCGGGTCGCGGTCATCCACCCGGAGGCCCTGGCCTCGACCGGGGAGGCGCTGCGCGACGACCTCGCGGCGCAGGGCTACGAGGCCGTCGCCATCCAGGTGCCGAACGCCGAAGAGGCCAAGACGATCGAGGTCGCGGCGTACTGCTGGAAGGCCCTGGGGCAGTCCGGCTTCACCCGCACCGACGTCATCGTCGGCGTCGGCGGGGGAGCCACCACCGACCTCGCGGGCTTCGTCGCGGCCTCCTGGCTGCGCGGCGTGCGCTGGATCGCCGTGCCGACCACCATCCTGGCGATGGTGGACGCGGCCGTCGGGGGCAAGACGGGCATCAACACCGCCGAGGGCAAGAACCTCGTCGGCGCCTTCCACCCGCCGGCCGGCGTGCTCTGCGACCTGGCAGCGCTGGAGTCGCTGCCGGTCAACGACTACGTCAGCGGCCTCGCCGAGATCATCAAGGCCGGATTCATCTCCGACCCGGTGATCCTCGACCTGATCGAGGAGGACCCGGAGGCGGCCCGCACGCCCGCCGGCCCGCACACGGCCGAGCTGATCTGCCGCTCCATCCAGGTCAAGGCGGACGTGGTCTCCAGCGACCTCAAGGAGGCGGGGCTGCGGGAGGTCCTGAACTACGGGCACACGCTCGCGCACGCCATCGAGAAGAACGAGCGCTACAAGTGGCGGCACGGCGCGGCCGTTTCGGTCGGCATGCTCTTCGCGGCCGAGCTCGGCCGGCTGGCGGGCCGCCTCGACGACGCGACGGCGGACCGGCACAAGGCGGTCCTCGCCTCGGTGGGGCTGCCGCTGACCTACCGCGGCGACCAGTGGCCCAAGCTGCTGGAGACGATGAAGCTCGACAAGAAGTCCCGGGGCGACCTGCTGCGCTTCATCGTCCTGGACGGGCTGGCCAAGCCGACCGTCCTGGAGGGCCCGGACCCGGCCGTCCTCGTGGCGGCGTTCGGCGAAGTCACGGCCTGA
- the aroC gene encoding chorismate synthase, with product MSRLRWLTAGESHGPALVATLEGLPAGVPVTTELVADHLARRRLGYGRGARMKFEQDEITFLGGVRHGLSLGSPVAVMVGNSEWPKWETVMSADPVDPSLLKDTGRNAPLTRPRPGHADLAGMQKYGFDEARPILERASARETAARVALGAIARSFIKEVAGIEIVSHVVELAAAKAPYGVYPTPADVEKLDADPVRCLDADASKAMVAEIDQAHKDGDTLGGVVEVLAYGVPVGLGSHVHWDRRLDARLAAALMGIQAIKGVEVGDGFDLARVPGSQAHDEIVSTPEGLRRTSGRSGGTEGGLTTGELLRVRAAMKPIATVPKALATVDVATGEATVAHHQRSDVCAVPAAGIVAEAMVALVLADAVVEKFGGDSVPETRRNVRSYLDNLQIR from the coding sequence TTGAGCAGGTTGCGTTGGCTGACGGCCGGGGAATCGCACGGCCCGGCTCTGGTAGCGACGCTGGAGGGGCTTCCCGCCGGCGTTCCGGTCACCACTGAGCTGGTGGCCGACCACCTGGCCCGGCGCCGGCTCGGCTACGGCCGCGGTGCCCGGATGAAGTTCGAGCAGGACGAGATCACGTTCCTCGGCGGTGTCCGCCACGGTCTGTCCCTCGGTTCCCCGGTCGCCGTGATGGTGGGCAACAGCGAGTGGCCCAAGTGGGAGACGGTCATGTCGGCCGACCCGGTCGACCCCTCGCTGCTCAAGGACACCGGCCGCAACGCGCCGCTCACCCGGCCGCGTCCCGGCCACGCCGACCTCGCCGGCATGCAGAAGTACGGCTTCGACGAGGCCCGGCCGATCCTGGAGCGCGCCAGCGCCCGTGAGACCGCCGCCCGCGTGGCCCTCGGTGCCATCGCCCGGTCCTTCATCAAGGAGGTCGCCGGCATCGAGATCGTCTCCCACGTCGTGGAACTGGCCGCCGCCAAGGCCCCGTACGGCGTCTACCCGACCCCCGCCGACGTCGAGAAGCTCGACGCCGACCCGGTGCGCTGCCTCGACGCCGACGCGTCGAAGGCGATGGTCGCGGAGATCGACCAGGCCCACAAGGACGGCGACACCCTCGGCGGCGTCGTCGAGGTGCTCGCCTACGGCGTGCCCGTCGGCCTCGGCTCGCACGTGCACTGGGACCGCCGCCTCGACGCGCGCCTCGCGGCCGCGCTCATGGGCATCCAGGCCATCAAGGGCGTCGAGGTCGGCGACGGCTTCGACCTGGCCCGCGTACCCGGCTCGCAGGCGCACGACGAGATCGTCTCCACCCCCGAGGGCCTGCGGCGCACCTCCGGCCGCTCCGGCGGCACCGAGGGCGGTCTGACCACCGGTGAACTGCTGCGCGTCCGCGCCGCCATGAAGCCGATCGCGACCGTGCCGAAGGCCCTCGCGACCGTCGACGTGGCGACCGGCGAGGCCACCGTCGCGCACCACCAGCGCTCCGACGTCTGTGCCGTGCCCGCCGCGGGCATCGTCGCCGAGGCCATGGTCGCCCTGGTGCTGGCCGACGCCGTCGTCGAGAAGTTCGGCGGCGACTCCGTCCCCGAGACCCGCCGCAACGTGCGGTCGTACCTCGACAACCTGCAGATCCGGTGA
- a CDS encoding shikimate dehydrogenase, protein MSRIRAAVLGSPIEHSLSPVLHRAAYQELGLADWSYDRFEVDEAALPDFIAGLGPEWAGLSLTMPLKRAIIPLLDGISDTAASVEAVNTVVFTEDGRRVGDNTDIPGLLSALAEQGVGKVESAAILGAGATASSALAALARICSGEVTAYVRSSARAAEMREWGERLGVDVRTADWSRAAEALAAPLVIATTPAGATDELAGSVPTAPGTLFDVLYDPWPTALAAAWSGRGGKLLGGLDLLVHQAVLQVEQMTGSPAAPLAAMRAAGERALAAR, encoded by the coding sequence ATGTCACGGATACGGGCCGCGGTGCTGGGTTCGCCCATCGAGCACTCCCTCTCGCCGGTGCTGCACCGCGCCGCGTATCAGGAGCTCGGCCTCGCCGACTGGTCGTACGACCGGTTCGAAGTCGACGAGGCCGCGCTCCCGGACTTCATCGCCGGGCTCGGCCCGGAATGGGCCGGCCTGTCGCTGACCATGCCGCTCAAGCGGGCGATCATCCCGCTGCTCGACGGGATCAGTGACACGGCCGCCTCGGTCGAGGCGGTCAACACGGTCGTGTTCACCGAGGACGGCCGCCGCGTCGGCGACAACACCGACATCCCCGGTCTGCTCTCCGCCCTCGCCGAACAGGGCGTGGGCAAGGTGGAGTCCGCCGCGATCCTCGGCGCCGGCGCCACCGCCTCCTCGGCGCTCGCCGCGCTCGCGCGGATCTGCTCCGGCGAGGTGACCGCGTACGTACGCTCCTCCGCCCGCGCCGCCGAGATGCGGGAGTGGGGCGAGCGGCTCGGCGTGGACGTCCGCACGGCCGACTGGTCGCGGGCGGCCGAGGCGCTGGCCGCGCCGCTGGTCATCGCGACCACCCCGGCCGGAGCCACGGACGAGCTGGCCGGCTCCGTTCCCACGGCCCCGGGCACCCTCTTCGACGTGCTGTACGACCCCTGGCCCACCGCGCTGGCCGCCGCCTGGTCCGGCCGCGGCGGCAAGCTCCTCGGCGGCCTGGACCTGCTGGTCCACCAGGCCGTGCTGCAGGTCGAGCAGATGACCGGCAGCCCCGCGGCGCCCCTGGCGGCCATGCGGGCCGCCGGAGAGCGGGCCCTCGCCGCCCGATAG
- the mltG gene encoding endolytic transglycosylase MltG, which translates to MTEYGRGPGPEPWHPEDPQYGDQGWTGHEAQQGQMPYIDGQQQYPQEPQYQQQVQYPQQTYQPEQQYQQQQYQQYQQQPQQQYQQHQGTYGGQGWDTGQVPVGLDQNHGFDPNAGFDHGAGFDAGYVNAAQAADPYAGADPYAQQQTAGYPGETPDLYGTPEAFPPPRPPGRRHLEPEEQWQEEAPAEEPEESFLAGGGGGRDDGDDDEPGGRRSGRSGGKPKKRSGMACLIASVVIIGVLGGGGYYGYSYLKDKFGAAEDFAGAGIDEAVDVEIPKGAGLGQMGRILKEKGVVASAQAFVDAATANPDGKKIQPGIYPLKKKMSAASAVAVMVDPTKLHVLTITEGMRNSTVYDAIDKKLEKPAGTTKDIAFKEAKNLGLPAWANNDPKIMDPLEGFLYPMRYDLSKDSTPESLLKQMVKNATDKYMELGIEGKAKDLGLSNPLQVVTVASLVNAEGKNHDDFRKMAEVVYNRLKKTNDISNQKIEFDSTYNYVKGTSEINFNLTEARNFVHPYNTHNVRGLPPGPIGNPGLDAVTATLNPDGGGWMFFVSVDGDKTSFSKTYDEHLKLVAEFQARQKQKNGG; encoded by the coding sequence ATGACTGAGTATGGCCGGGGCCCTGGCCCCGAACCGTGGCACCCCGAGGATCCCCAGTACGGGGACCAGGGGTGGACCGGGCACGAGGCCCAGCAGGGTCAGATGCCTTACATCGATGGTCAGCAGCAGTACCCGCAGGAGCCGCAGTACCAGCAGCAGGTCCAGTACCCGCAGCAGACGTATCAACCGGAGCAGCAGTACCAGCAGCAGCAGTACCAGCAGTACCAGCAGCAACCGCAGCAGCAGTACCAGCAGCACCAGGGGACGTACGGGGGCCAGGGCTGGGACACCGGCCAGGTCCCCGTCGGCCTGGACCAGAACCACGGTTTCGACCCGAACGCCGGGTTCGATCACGGCGCCGGGTTCGATGCCGGCTACGTGAACGCCGCGCAGGCCGCGGACCCGTACGCGGGTGCGGACCCCTACGCGCAGCAGCAGACGGCCGGCTATCCCGGCGAGACCCCCGACCTCTACGGCACCCCCGAGGCCTTCCCTCCGCCGCGCCCCCCGGGCCGCCGGCACCTGGAGCCGGAGGAGCAGTGGCAGGAGGAGGCCCCGGCCGAAGAGCCCGAGGAATCCTTCCTGGCCGGCGGCGGTGGCGGCCGCGACGACGGTGACGACGACGAGCCCGGCGGCCGCCGCTCGGGACGCTCCGGCGGCAAGCCGAAGAAGCGCAGCGGCATGGCCTGCCTCATCGCGTCCGTGGTCATCATCGGCGTGCTCGGCGGTGGCGGCTACTACGGCTACAGCTACCTCAAGGACAAGTTCGGCGCGGCCGAGGACTTCGCGGGCGCCGGCATCGACGAGGCGGTCGACGTCGAGATCCCCAAGGGCGCGGGCCTGGGCCAGATGGGCCGCATCCTCAAGGAGAAGGGCGTGGTCGCGAGCGCCCAGGCTTTCGTGGACGCCGCGACGGCCAACCCCGATGGGAAGAAGATCCAGCCCGGCATCTATCCGCTCAAGAAGAAGATGTCGGCGGCCTCGGCGGTCGCGGTCATGGTGGATCCCACCAAGCTCCACGTGCTCACCATCACCGAGGGCATGCGCAACAGCACGGTCTACGACGCGATCGACAAGAAGCTCGAGAAGCCGGCCGGCACCACCAAGGACATCGCCTTCAAGGAGGCCAAGAACCTCGGCCTGCCGGCGTGGGCGAACAACGACCCGAAGATCATGGACCCGCTCGAGGGCTTCCTGTACCCGATGCGCTACGACCTCTCCAAGGACAGCACCCCCGAGTCGCTGCTCAAGCAGATGGTCAAGAACGCCACCGACAAGTACATGGAGCTCGGGATCGAGGGCAAGGCCAAGGACCTGGGCCTGAGCAACCCGCTCCAGGTGGTCACGGTCGCCAGCCTCGTCAACGCCGAGGGCAAGAACCACGACGACTTCCGGAAGATGGCGGAGGTGGTCTACAACCGCCTCAAGAAGACCAACGACATCTCCAACCAGAAGATCGAGTTCGACTCGACGTACAACTACGTCAAGGGCACGAGCGAGATCAACTTCAACCTCACGGAAGCCAGGAACTTCGTCCACCCCTACAACACGCACAACGTCAGGGGACTGCCCCCCGGCCCGATCGGGAACCCCGGCCTGGACGCGGTGACCGCTACGCTCAACCCGGACGGCGGCGGCTGGATGTTCTTCGTGTCGGTCGACGGCGACAAGACGAGCTTCAGCAAGACCTACGACGAGCACCTGAAGCTCGTCGCCGAGTTCCAGGCACGGCAGAAGCAGAAGAACGGCGGGTAG